In a genomic window of Ipomoea triloba cultivar NCNSP0323 chromosome 3, ASM357664v1:
- the LOC116014310 gene encoding probable WRKY transcription factor 41 — protein sequence MENEFGVDGDEFNLNELISELLQGRDAANRLQMCLNNAPLLPSSSSSSQDWICEVLANKVQASLDNALCMLNHAGRNESSDSDREVRDATSGRRRKAAVWTDQVQVSPGEGLEEAHDDGYNWRKYGQKKILGAQFPKGYYRCSHLHSQKCLAKKEIQKSDEDPTVFNVRYRGTHTCNNNPSPRPLDNEEPPAPSTLQIQQEQNLLNLQRNLKIKTDNIEPSSHSHGNPFPSSHDFAASTSGVIKVGEIHCGFPQPLTNSFVANVSPSFVSPATSGSSCFTVSPTTPHVENLGGGGGQFVPTTTTSDLQMIMEIPTSTSGTNTPIVGMGFPFDATMAFDFNFTFDNNNDNDPAGFFD from the exons ATGGAAAACGAATTTGGTGTGGATGGCGATGAGTTTAATCTGAATGAGCTGATAAGCGAGTTATTACAGGGAAGAGACGCTGCTAACCGCCTCCAGATGTGCCTGAATAATGCACCATTATTGCCGTCATCGTCGTCGTCTTCCCAAGATTGGATCTGTGAAGTTCTGGCAAATAAAGTCCAGGCTTCGTTGGATAATGCGCTTTGCATGTTAAACCATGCGGGACGAAATGAATCTTCTGATAGCGACCGTGAAGTTAGAGACGCTACTTCTGGCAGAAGGAG AAAAGCCGCGGTTTGGACAGACCAAGTTCAAGTCAGTCCTGGTGAAGGCCTTGAAGAAGCCCATGACGATGGCTATAATTGGAGAAAGTACGGCCAGAAAAAAATTCTCGGAGCCCAATTTCCCAA AGGCTATTACAGATGCAGTCATCTTCATTCCCAAAAATGTTTAGCCAAAAAGGAAATCCAGAAATCGGACGAAGACCCCACCGTTTTTAACGTCCGTTATCGAGGAACTCATACTTGTAACAACAACCCAAGTCCTCGACCACTTGACAATGAAGAACCCCCCGCCCCCAGCACGCTACAGATTCAGCAGGAGCAAAATCTTTTGAATTTACAAAGGAATCTCAAAATCAAAACTGACAATATAGAGCCCAGTAGCCATAGCCATGGCAACCCATTTCCTTCTTCTCATGATTTTGCAGCTTCAACCTCAGGGGTCATTAAGGTTGGTGAGATCCACTGCGGTTTCCCGCAGCCGCTAACAAACAGTTTCGTAGCAAATGTTTCGCCTTCTTTCGTGTCACCCGCCACGTCTGGATCGAGCTGTTTTACAGTGTCACCTACTACACCCCACGTGGAAAACCTTGGAGGCGGAGGGGGACAATTTGTGCCGACCACGACCACCTCGGACCTTCAAATGATAATGGAGATTCCTACGTCAACGTCAGGAACAAATACCCCAATTGTCGGCATGGGATTCCCGTTCGATGCTACAATGGCTTTTGACTTCAATTTCACTTtcgataataataatgataatgatccTGCGGGATTCTTTGACTAG